The Raphanus sativus cultivar WK10039 chromosome 2, ASM80110v3, whole genome shotgun sequence genome includes a region encoding these proteins:
- the LOC108841480 gene encoding adenylate-forming reductase 03009, translating into MENAPIVRFYSCRGVASEINPHANPFAINTTDQNRNANAEREKTSSRFQLIRNASKVSPSSILHSLSRTSSHFCDLDLDTEEEEEKDVICYIEEGGTKEGYEQHSEKPQQRASRLSIILLDQGLFTVYKRLFVTSLFLNVIALVLAATGRFNYARNRAALFSLANILLLTLCRSEVYLRLVFYLTVKILGHSFVPLRIKTAATSLLQSLGGIHSGCGVSSIAWLVYALVITLKDRDKASTAITAVASAILSLLCLTSLAAFPLVRHLHHNVFERVHRFSAWAALGLVWAFVVLTISYDPTSRSYTDNVGTKLIKTQEFWFTLAITVAVLLPWLSVRRVAVDVSSLSGHASLIKFRGGVKSGILGRISPSPLSEWHAFGIISDGKTSHMMLAGAVGDFTKSLVSKPPTHLWVRTIHFAGLPYLVNLYDKVLLVATGSGICVFLSFLMQQSKAEVYLIWVAKGLGDNFGSEIMNRIKDYPHQDRVIVHDTAILGRPNVSEMSVKAFKKFEAQVVIVTSNPEGSRDVVNACKASGVPAFGPIWDS; encoded by the exons atGGAAAACGCTCCGATCGTTAGATTTTATAGCTGTCGAGGAGTCGCGTCTGAGATAAACCCTCACGCAAACCCTTTTGCTATCAACACAACTGATCAAAATCGCAACGCAAACGCTGAACGCGAGAAAACGAGCAGCAGGTTTCAACTCATAAGAAACGCCTCAAAAGTTTCCCCTTCATCCATTCTACACTCCCTGAGCCGAACAAGCAGTCACTTCTGCGACTTGGACCTTGACaccgaagaagaggaagaaaaagacGTTATCTGCTACATAGAAGAAGGTGGAACCAAGGAAGGATACGAACAACACAGCGAGAAACCGCAGCAACGCGCTTCAAGACTATCAATCATACTTCTTGATCAGGGATTATTCACCGTTTACAAACGTCTCTTCGTTACTTCATTGTTTCTAAACGTTATAGCTCTCGTTCTTGCCGCCACGGGACGTTTCAATTACGCTAGAAACAGAGCAGCTCTGTTTTCACTCGCCAACATTCTCCTCCTAACTCTCTGCAGAAGCGAAGTCTACTTGAGACTCGTTTTCTACCTAACCGTAAAGATCCTCGGACACTCCTTTGTCCCTCTCCGCATTAAAACCGCGGCCACGTCGCTCTTACAAAGCCTAGGAGGTATCCATAGCGGATGCGGCGTTTCCTCAATCGCTTGGCTCGTTTACGCATTGGTTATCACTCTTAAAGACAGGGACAAGGCTTCGACAGCGATCACAGCGGTTGCGTCTGCGATTCTGTCTCTCCTCTGCCTCACTTCCTTAGCCGCGTTTCCACTCGTTCGTCATTTACACCATAACGTCTTTGAACGCGTCCACAGATTCTCCGCCTGGGCCGCTTTAGGCCTTGTTTGGGCGTTTGTAGTTCTAACGATCTCTTACGATCCAACATCAAGATCTTACACTGATAATGTCGGCACGAAGCTGATCAAAACGCAAGAGTTTTGGTTTACGCTAGCGATCACAGTCGCGGTTCTTCTCCCTTGGTTGAGTGTAAGACGTGTTGCGGTTGATGTGTCATCTCTATCAGGCCATGCGTCACTGATCAAGTTCAGAGGAGGCGTGAAGTCAGGGATCTTGGGACGGATCAGTCCATCGCCGTTGTCGGAATGGCACGCTTTTGGGATTATCTCTGATGGTAAGACATCGCACATGATGTTAGCTGGTGCTGTCGGAGACTTCACCAAGTCATTGGTCTCAAAACCTCCGACACACTTATGGGTCCGAACGATTCACTTTGCTGGCTTACCCTATCTTGTTAACTTGTATGACAAG GTATTACTTGTGGCCACCGGTTCCGGGATTTGTGTATTTTTATCGTTTCTCATGCAGCAGAGTAAGGCCGAGGTATACTTAATATGGGTGGCTAAAGGGTTGGGTGATAATTTTGGATCGGAGATTATGAACAGGATTAAAGATTATCCTCATCAAGACAGGGTCATAGTTCATGATACTGCGATTCTAGGACGACCTAATGTGTCAGAAATGAGCGTGAAAGCATTCAAGAAGTTTGAAGCTCAGGTTGTGATTGTTACCAGCAATCCTGAAGGAAGTCGTGACGTTGTTAATGCATGTAAGGCTTCTGGTGTTCCTGCTTTCGGTCCCATTTGGGATTCTTAG